Proteins encoded by one window of Cystobacter ferrugineus:
- a CDS encoding family 2B encapsulin nanocompartment shell protein has translation MANTTNPAGGGDAEQQQLSLATAAARQLATTTKSQPQMEEITPRWLLRILPWVEVSGVYRVNRRLTYTAGDDRLQFSNIGAKVQIIPQELNKLPLLRGFEDVDNLVVGTLANHFVQKEFKAGELIVEAGQPAEHVVLLAHGKAHKLGLGKYGDQVILDSLADGDHFGDEAVVESNDRWPFTVKAITPCIVMMLPQRVFETVINQSPVLNAHVERYKARLKKPQDKQGQAAIELSAGHHGEPTLPQTFVDYELKPREYELSVAQTILRVHTRVSDLFNDPMNQVAEQLRLTVEAIRERQEYEMINNREFGLLHNADLKQRINPRSGPPTPDDLDELISRRRKSRFLLAHPRTIAAFSQECNRRGIYPTCVEVQGRPVIGWRGVPLLPCDKIPITKERTSSIIVMRTGVDDQGVVGLHQTGIPDELQPSLSARRMEVNDKAITSYLVSAYYSVAPLVPDALGVLENVQLGR, from the coding sequence ATGGCGAATACGACGAATCCGGCGGGCGGTGGCGACGCGGAGCAACAGCAGTTGAGTCTGGCGACGGCCGCTGCCCGCCAGTTGGCGACGACGACCAAGTCACAGCCACAGATGGAGGAAATCACTCCCCGGTGGCTGCTGCGGATATTGCCCTGGGTCGAGGTGTCCGGCGTGTATCGCGTCAACCGCCGGTTGACCTATACGGCGGGTGATGACCGCCTCCAGTTCAGCAACATCGGCGCCAAGGTGCAGATCATTCCCCAGGAGCTGAACAAGCTGCCGCTGCTGCGCGGCTTCGAGGACGTCGACAACCTGGTGGTGGGAACCCTGGCCAACCACTTCGTCCAGAAGGAGTTCAAGGCCGGTGAGCTCATCGTCGAGGCGGGCCAGCCCGCCGAACACGTGGTCCTGCTCGCCCATGGCAAGGCCCACAAGCTGGGCTTGGGCAAGTATGGCGATCAAGTCATCCTCGACTCACTGGCCGACGGCGACCACTTCGGGGATGAGGCCGTGGTGGAGTCGAACGACCGGTGGCCCTTCACGGTCAAGGCCATCACCCCCTGCATCGTGATGATGCTGCCGCAGCGGGTGTTCGAGACGGTGATCAACCAATCCCCCGTCCTGAACGCGCACGTCGAGCGCTACAAGGCGCGCTTGAAGAAGCCTCAGGACAAGCAGGGGCAGGCAGCCATCGAGCTGTCCGCGGGCCACCACGGCGAGCCGACGCTTCCCCAGACGTTCGTCGACTACGAACTCAAGCCCCGCGAGTACGAGCTGAGCGTGGCCCAGACCATTCTCCGGGTGCACACCCGCGTGTCGGATCTGTTCAACGATCCGATGAACCAGGTGGCGGAGCAGCTCCGGTTGACCGTGGAGGCCATCCGCGAGCGGCAGGAATACGAGATGATCAACAACCGGGAGTTCGGGCTACTGCACAACGCCGACCTCAAGCAGCGCATCAATCCCCGCAGCGGGCCTCCCACTCCGGACGATCTGGACGAGCTGATCAGCCGGCGCAGGAAGTCTCGCTTCCTCCTGGCCCACCCGCGCACCATCGCCGCGTTCAGCCAGGAGTGCAACCGCCGTGGCATCTACCCGACGTGTGTCGAGGTGCAGGGCAGACCGGTCATCGGCTGGCGCGGTGTTCCCCTCCTGCCCTGCGACAAGATTCCCATCACCAAGGAGCGCACCAGCTCCATCATCGTGATGCGCACGGGAGTGGACGATCAAGGCGTCGTCGGCCTGCACCAGACCGGCATCCCGGACGAGCTCCAACCCAGCCTCTCGGCCCGGCGCATGGAGGTCAACGACAAGGCCATCACGTCCTATCTCGTCAGCGCCTACTACTCGGTGGCGCCCCTCGTCCCCGACGCGCTCGGAGTGCTCGAGAACGTCCAGCTCGGGCGCTGA
- a CDS encoding TetR/AcrR family transcriptional regulator: MRGILEATLEELASVGYGALRIEDVAARAGVNKTTIYRRWPTKQELVAAALRSVTAERIVPPNTGSLRGDLLETGRHMAEVMGSAQGQALRRILIAEERNPEFTDIAQQLRESMDALPLPVIEAAKARGEFAPGFDCVLIFKTLAGALQHRLFMERQEIDEGFLVQLVDLLLAGAMAPDRRR, encoded by the coding sequence GTGCGAGGCATTCTCGAGGCCACGCTCGAGGAGCTTGCCTCCGTGGGCTACGGTGCTCTGCGGATCGAGGACGTGGCCGCGCGTGCCGGGGTCAACAAGACCACCATCTACCGGCGCTGGCCGACGAAGCAGGAGCTGGTGGCGGCGGCGCTCCGGTCGGTCACCGCCGAGCGGATCGTTCCGCCGAACACGGGCTCGCTCCGGGGTGATCTGCTGGAGACGGGGCGCCACATGGCCGAGGTCATGGGTTCAGCGCAAGGGCAGGCGCTCCGGCGCATCCTCATCGCCGAGGAGCGCAACCCGGAGTTCACGGACATCGCCCAGCAGTTGCGTGAATCGATGGATGCCTTACCGCTGCCGGTCATCGAGGCCGCGAAGGCACGGGGCGAGTTCGCGCCAGGCTTCGACTGCGTGCTGATCTTCAAAACCCTCGCGGGTGCGCTCCAGCATCGGCTCTTCATGGAGCGCCAGGAGATCGACGAGGGCTTTCTCGTTCAGTTGGTCGACCTGCTCCTCGCGGGCGCGATGGCGCCCGACCGGCGGAGGTGA
- a CDS encoding glycosyltransferase has product MTSTTDASRKPATFLLTSTTAPGHFLRVLDLAQQLTSRGHRVLFKAKATMAAEVKAAGAEHLPYEHVLDIQDLGTLFPHASLPAWMPTIPFGFAHVRRLVIANNVQLAMELEPVLRREQVDCVVYDFFEVGAAWAAERVGIPFVSAGNMGTTLTRDELPLMFNVLPKMRHFSRIPALAHGLLGQLLSLREPREKLGLPPYKGRTAELVQGMISPRLHIIMSHQGLAGDIPLRDRQLFVGPTTFNVPAKGQQPREAPRVAPGTVVISTTTTPGDNGLFRRVLEAVAPMNVPVLATSAGAQDIPAGLGSHIRIERYVPHDDVFPQAHALVTHGGWGTVGRALTYGLPMLVIPLFGDQPLNASLVERAGLGRYLPLDKATPETIRAELQKLLADEGIRNRMRKISAEIRQLKSEQVAAQALEKIAFEGKVDARARANAA; this is encoded by the coding sequence ATGACCTCGACGACTGATGCTTCCCGAAAGCCCGCGACATTCCTGCTGACGAGCACGACCGCGCCAGGACACTTCCTGCGTGTTCTCGACCTCGCACAGCAGCTCACCTCCCGGGGCCACCGGGTGCTGTTCAAGGCGAAGGCCACCATGGCGGCCGAGGTGAAGGCTGCTGGAGCCGAGCACCTGCCCTACGAGCACGTGCTCGATATCCAGGACCTCGGGACGCTCTTCCCGCACGCCAGCCTGCCGGCCTGGATGCCGACGATTCCGTTCGGCTTCGCGCACGTCCGCCGCCTCGTCATAGCGAACAACGTCCAGCTCGCGATGGAGCTCGAGCCCGTCCTGCGGCGGGAGCAGGTGGACTGCGTGGTCTACGACTTCTTCGAGGTGGGCGCGGCCTGGGCCGCGGAGCGCGTCGGCATCCCCTTCGTGAGCGCCGGAAACATGGGCACCACCCTCACCCGGGACGAGTTGCCACTGATGTTCAACGTGTTGCCGAAGATGCGGCACTTCAGCCGGATCCCCGCGCTGGCGCACGGGTTGCTCGGCCAGCTTCTCTCCCTGCGTGAACCCCGGGAGAAGCTCGGCCTGCCCCCCTACAAGGGCCGGACGGCGGAGCTGGTCCAGGGGATGATCTCCCCCCGGCTCCACATCATCATGAGCCACCAGGGCCTGGCCGGCGACATCCCGCTGCGAGACCGTCAGCTCTTCGTCGGGCCCACGACGTTCAACGTGCCCGCCAAGGGTCAGCAGCCGAGGGAGGCGCCGCGCGTGGCGCCCGGCACGGTGGTCATCAGCACGACGACGACGCCCGGGGACAACGGCCTGTTCCGGCGCGTGCTGGAGGCCGTCGCGCCGATGAACGTCCCCGTGCTCGCCACGTCCGCGGGCGCCCAGGACATCCCCGCCGGGCTCGGTTCCCACATCCGCATCGAGCGCTACGTCCCTCACGACGACGTGTTCCCCCAGGCCCATGCGCTCGTCACCCACGGTGGCTGGGGCACGGTGGGGCGCGCCCTGACCTACGGGCTGCCCATGCTGGTCATCCCCCTGTTCGGCGACCAGCCGTTGAACGCGTCGCTGGTGGAGCGCGCGGGGCTCGGGCGCTACCTGCCCCTGGACAAGGCGACACCCGAGACGATCCGCGCCGAGCTCCAGAAGCTCCTGGCGGACGAGGGCATCCGCAACCGCATGCGGAAGATCTCCGCGGAGATCAGGCAACTCAAGAGCGAGCAGGTCGCCGCCCAGGCGCTCGAGAAGATCGCCTTCGAGGGGAAGGTGGACGCCAGGGCCCGCGCCAACGCGGCCTAG